In Marisediminicola antarctica, one DNA window encodes the following:
- a CDS encoding DNA polymerase III subunit delta' — protein sequence MSVWDELTGQSEAIATFRAAAEQSVGGEASRSMTHSWLITGPPGSGRSNLAYAFATALLSAGNPDGDESTRRQVEARSHPDLGVLSTERVIITIDEVRALVKSSNYSPSVASYRVMIIEDADRMRETASNVLLKALEEPPPRTVWILCAPSEADLIPTIRSRVRSVRLRVPSVGDVAELIARRSSIDLPTATQAAREAQSHIGMAHRLATNDHARRRREKTLQTALGIRSVSDAVIAAATLLELAGDDAKAITEERDAEERASALRSLGVEPGGTVPPGLRGQLKGLEEDQKRRATRSLRDGLDRIMVDLLSLYRDILLMQLGVDDELINVAILSDLIAASRASTPEQTLATMDAITTTRRRIEGNVGPALALEAMLISAIRKAHRP from the coding sequence ATGTCCGTATGGGATGAATTGACGGGCCAGTCCGAGGCGATCGCGACGTTCCGTGCTGCCGCCGAGCAGTCGGTGGGTGGTGAGGCCAGCCGTTCGATGACACACTCCTGGCTGATCACCGGGCCGCCGGGATCCGGCCGCTCCAACCTCGCCTACGCGTTCGCGACCGCCCTGCTGAGTGCCGGCAACCCCGACGGCGACGAGTCCACCCGCCGGCAGGTCGAGGCGCGATCCCACCCCGACCTCGGCGTGCTCAGCACCGAGCGGGTCATCATCACGATCGACGAGGTGCGCGCGCTCGTGAAGAGTTCGAACTATTCGCCCTCGGTCGCCAGCTACCGCGTCATGATCATCGAAGACGCCGACCGAATGCGCGAGACCGCCTCCAACGTGCTGCTGAAGGCCCTCGAGGAGCCGCCGCCGCGCACTGTTTGGATTCTCTGTGCCCCGAGCGAGGCCGACCTCATCCCCACCATCCGCTCCCGGGTGCGCAGCGTTCGGCTGCGCGTACCCAGCGTCGGCGATGTCGCCGAGCTCATCGCCCGGCGCAGCAGCATCGACCTCCCGACCGCCACCCAGGCCGCCCGCGAGGCCCAGAGTCATATCGGTATGGCGCACAGGCTCGCGACGAACGACCACGCGCGGAGACGGAGGGAGAAGACCCTGCAGACGGCCCTGGGCATCCGCTCGGTCTCGGATGCCGTGATCGCCGCGGCGACCCTGCTCGAACTCGCCGGCGACGACGCGAAGGCCATCACCGAGGAGCGCGACGCCGAGGAGCGGGCGAGCGCACTGCGCTCCCTCGGCGTGGAGCCGGGAGGCACGGTGCCGCCTGGCCTGCGCGGCCAGCTGAAGGGCCTCGAGGAGGACCAGAAGCGTCGCGCGACGCGGAGCCTCCGCGACGGCCTCGACCGCATCATGGTCGATCTTTTGTCGCTCTACCGCGACATTCTGCTCATGCAGCTCGGCGTTGACGACGAGCTCATCAACGTCGCCATCCTGTCCGACCTCATCGCGGCGAGCCGCGCGTCGACCCCGGAGCAGACCCTGGCGACGATGGATGCGATCACCACGACACGGCGCCGCATCGAGGGCAACGTCGGTCCGGCACTGGCTCTCGAGGCGATGCTCATCTCCGCCATCCGGAAGGCCCACCGACCATGA
- a CDS encoding alpha/beta hydrolase: MTARRIALTAAALAVVIPLSGCVSAFLPEQRDAVSTPTGERVTADLEEFYSQVLEWTPCEGDFQCATAEAPLDWTDPGRESIELALIRSTAGGDALGSLLVNPGGPGGSGYDFVRDSLDYAVSDRLQGSYDVVGFDPRGVNKSAAVSCYDDPAELDAYLFELPQNEPGTSAYLDELAAASSEFGAACLEHTGELLGYVDTVSAARDLDLLRAILGDEKLNYLGYSYGTLLGATYANLYPDTTGRLVFDGAVDPATTEFEVSATQAQGFESALRAFLADCKTGEDCAFTGTVDEAMLQIRALLDSLDASPLQATDGRQLGSGSMFYAIILPLYNAGNWVYLNDLFASVLAGDADYAFQLADSYYGRDPDGTYADNSTEAFIAINCLDYSSDANSEALATEAEELARLAPVFGPSMSYGAIGCANWPFPSIRERVSIDAAGSGPILVVGTTNDPATPYVWAENLAAQLENGHLVTYEGEGHTAYNKSNACINDTVDDYFIEGLVPDADPTC; the protein is encoded by the coding sequence ATGACCGCACGCCGGATCGCCCTCACCGCCGCCGCCCTCGCCGTCGTGATCCCTCTCAGCGGATGCGTGTCGGCCTTCCTGCCGGAGCAGCGCGACGCCGTATCGACCCCGACAGGGGAGCGGGTCACGGCCGACCTCGAGGAGTTCTACTCGCAGGTGCTCGAGTGGACGCCCTGCGAGGGGGACTTCCAGTGTGCCACCGCCGAGGCGCCGCTCGACTGGACCGACCCCGGGCGAGAGTCGATCGAGCTCGCGCTCATCCGTTCGACGGCGGGCGGCGACGCGCTGGGGTCACTGCTGGTGAACCCGGGCGGTCCGGGCGGATCCGGCTACGACTTTGTTCGCGACAGCCTCGACTACGCCGTCTCGGACCGGCTGCAGGGTAGCTATGACGTGGTCGGGTTCGACCCGCGGGGCGTCAACAAGTCGGCGGCGGTGTCGTGCTACGACGACCCGGCCGAGCTCGACGCCTACCTGTTCGAGCTGCCGCAGAACGAACCCGGAACCTCCGCCTACCTCGACGAGCTCGCCGCGGCATCGAGCGAGTTCGGCGCCGCGTGCCTCGAGCACACGGGCGAGCTGCTCGGCTACGTCGACACGGTCAGCGCCGCACGCGACCTCGACCTGCTGCGCGCCATCCTCGGCGACGAGAAGCTCAACTACCTTGGTTACTCCTACGGCACTCTGCTCGGCGCCACCTACGCCAACCTCTACCCCGACACGACGGGCCGACTCGTCTTCGACGGCGCCGTCGACCCCGCCACGACGGAGTTCGAGGTGAGTGCCACGCAGGCGCAGGGCTTCGAGAGCGCCCTGCGAGCGTTCCTCGCCGACTGCAAGACCGGGGAGGACTGCGCGTTCACCGGCACTGTCGACGAAGCGATGCTGCAGATCCGGGCCCTTCTCGACAGCCTCGACGCGAGCCCGCTGCAAGCCACTGACGGGCGACAGCTCGGCAGCGGCAGCATGTTCTATGCGATCATCCTGCCGCTCTATAACGCCGGCAACTGGGTGTACCTCAACGACCTCTTCGCGTCGGTGCTCGCGGGCGACGCCGACTACGCCTTCCAGCTGGCCGACAGCTACTACGGCCGCGACCCCGACGGAACCTACGCCGACAACTCGACCGAGGCGTTCATCGCGATCAACTGCCTCGACTACTCCTCCGACGCCAACTCCGAGGCCCTCGCCACAGAGGCGGAGGAGCTCGCCCGCCTCGCCCCGGTGTTCGGCCCATCGATGTCGTACGGGGCGATCGGATGCGCGAACTGGCCGTTCCCGTCGATCAGGGAGCGGGTCTCGATCGACGCGGCGGGCTCGGGACCCATCCTCGTCGTGGGAACCACCAACGACCCGGCCACACCCTACGTCTGGGCGGAGAACCTCGCGGCGCAGCTGGAGAACGGGCACCTCGTCACCTACGAGGGCGAGGGACACACCGCCTACAACAAGTCGAACGCGTGCATCAACGACACCGTCGACGACTACTTCATCGAGGGCCTTGTGCCCGACGCCGACCCGACCTGCTGA
- a CDS encoding TetR family transcriptional regulator encodes MSIGAVGLRERKRLATRRAIQRAVLELMEEKGYDQVTVEEISHLADISPRTFFNYFPSKEAAAIGDGPSLPGERDLAAFVDAGPGQDVLAGLSDLLAKAVESAGDELELLHLRRRALKEYPQLFALRMATMRVFEDELAVVVARRLERDDPQLAADPAALTDRARLITLVAFGAMRHAWASWADADGRMPLADRLRDTFGQLAEILVTARSKMIG; translated from the coding sequence ATGAGTATCGGTGCCGTGGGACTGCGCGAGCGCAAGCGGCTGGCGACCCGCCGGGCGATCCAGAGGGCGGTGCTCGAGCTCATGGAAGAGAAGGGCTACGACCAGGTCACGGTCGAGGAGATCAGCCATCTGGCCGACATCTCGCCCCGCACCTTCTTCAACTACTTCCCCTCGAAGGAGGCCGCCGCGATCGGCGACGGCCCGAGTCTGCCGGGGGAGCGCGACCTTGCCGCATTTGTCGACGCCGGTCCAGGCCAGGACGTGCTCGCGGGACTGTCTGACCTGCTCGCGAAGGCGGTCGAATCCGCCGGCGACGAACTCGAGCTGCTGCACCTGCGTCGACGGGCGCTCAAGGAGTATCCGCAGCTCTTCGCCCTGCGGATGGCGACCATGCGCGTGTTCGAGGACGAGCTCGCGGTCGTCGTCGCCCGCCGCCTCGAGCGCGACGACCCGCAGCTCGCGGCGGATCCGGCCGCGCTCACCGACCGCGCCCGCCTCATCACCCTCGTCGCATTTGGCGCGATGCGCCACGCCTGGGCGTCGTGGGCGGATGCCGACGGGCGGATGCCGCTCGCCGACCGGTTGCGCGACACCTTCGGCCAGCTCGCCGAGATCCTCGTGACCGCGCGGTCGAAAATGATCGGCTAA
- the tmk gene encoding dTMP kinase: MPGLFITLEGGDGSGKSTQSALLTDWLVEQGQTVVMSREPGGTDLGRELREIILHRRGYIAPRAEALLYAADRAHNVATLVRPAIARGEIVVQDRYLDSSVAYQGAGRVLDPVEVRDLSLWAAESLLPDLTVLLDLDVAAGRARLDADEKVFDRLEAEKDEFHTRVRDSYLALAAAEPHRFLVIDGSLPAEQIAGSIRSRVVELL, translated from the coding sequence GTGCCGGGACTGTTCATCACCCTCGAGGGCGGCGACGGCTCGGGCAAGTCGACCCAGTCGGCGCTGCTCACCGACTGGCTCGTCGAGCAGGGCCAGACGGTCGTGATGTCGCGCGAGCCGGGGGGAACCGACCTCGGGCGCGAGCTGCGCGAAATCATCCTGCACCGGCGCGGCTACATCGCGCCGCGCGCCGAGGCTCTGCTCTACGCGGCCGACCGGGCGCACAACGTCGCGACGCTCGTGCGCCCGGCGATAGCCCGGGGCGAGATCGTCGTGCAGGACCGCTACCTCGACTCCTCGGTCGCCTACCAGGGCGCCGGACGGGTGCTCGACCCCGTCGAGGTTCGCGACCTGTCGCTCTGGGCCGCCGAGAGCCTGCTCCCCGACCTCACGGTGTTGCTCGACCTCGATGTCGCGGCCGGCCGGGCCCGTCTCGACGCCGACGAGAAGGTCTTCGACCGGCTCGAGGCCGAGAAGGACGAGTTCCACACCCGGGTGCGCGACTCGTACCTCGCTCTCGCTGCCGCGGAGCCGCACCGGTTCCTGGTGATCGACGGCTCGCTCCCCGCCGAGCAGATAGCCGGTAGCATCCGCTCCCGCGTTGTGGAGCTGCTCTGA